The Buchnera aphidicola (Chaetosiphella stipae setosa) genome has a window encoding:
- the nrdA gene encoding class 1a ribonucleoside-diphosphate reductase subunit alpha — protein MKQNLYVIKRNGKKELINLEKIHKVLNWASKGLKKISISQIELKSRIQFYNGIKTINIHETIIKSAADLISKENSDYQYLSARLVVFHLRKQAYGQFHPPKLYQFIKRMVKKKKYDKKILEKYSKTEIHTINTFIKHKRDMNFSYAAIKQMEGKYLIKNRVTGKIYETGQFLYILISMCIFSNYPKKNRLKYIKKFYDSISNFEISLPTPIMAGVRTPNRQFSSCVLIECDDSLDSINATSNSIIKYVSKRAGIGINGGKIRALGSPIRNGEAFHTGCIPFYKHFQTAVKSCSQGGVRGGSATLFYPIWHLEVENLIVLKNNRGIEENRIRHMDYAVQINKLMYKRMILGKQITLFSPSDVPHLYKYFFSDQIKFKKLYLKYEKNKKIRQKKINALDLFSLILKERTSTGRIYIQNVDHCNTHSAFNPKKAPIKQSNLCLEITLPTKPLNDLHDKKGEIALCTLSAINLGKIKKIQEIKKIADLIVRALDEILDYQKYPIYAAKKSAQNRRSLGIGVINFAYYLAKNKVRYSDGSANKITHKTFEAIQYYLLIASCNLSKEKGPCKSFQDTNYFQGILPIDTYKKDIDTICDEKLHLNWEKLRNKIKKYGLRNSALSALMPSETSSQISNATNGIEPPRGYITVKASKDGILKQVVPEYEKLKSNYELLWNIPNNTGYLHLCGIMQKFIDQSISANTNYDPKKFKNEKIPIKILIQDLLIAYKYGLKTLYYQNTKDETKILQNKFSDKNHKQNCNEICFI, from the coding sequence GTGAAACAAAATTTATATGTTATAAAAAGAAATGGAAAAAAAGAACTGATTAATTTAGAAAAAATTCATAAAGTATTAAATTGGGCATCTAAAGGATTAAAAAAAATTTCTATTTCACAAATTGAACTTAAATCTAGAATACAATTCTATAATGGAATTAAAACAATTAATATCCATGAAACAATAATTAAATCTGCAGCTGATTTAATTTCAAAAGAAAATTCAGATTATCAATATTTATCAGCAAGATTGGTAGTTTTTCATTTACGAAAACAAGCATATGGTCAATTTCATCCTCCTAAATTATATCAGTTTATAAAAAGAATGGTAAAAAAAAAAAAATATGATAAAAAAATACTTGAAAAATATTCTAAAACTGAAATTCATACAATAAATACTTTTATTAAACATAAAAGAGATATGAATTTTTCATATGCAGCTATTAAACAAATGGAAGGAAAATACTTAATAAAAAATAGAGTGACAGGAAAAATTTATGAAACAGGACAATTTCTATATATTCTAATTTCAATGTGTATATTCTCAAATTATCCTAAAAAAAATAGACTAAAATATATAAAAAAATTTTATGATTCTATTTCAAATTTTGAAATTTCATTACCGACTCCTATTATGGCTGGAGTTAGAACTCCCAATCGTCAATTTAGTTCATGCGTTCTAATTGAATGTGATGATAGTTTAGATTCAATTAATGCTACATCAAATTCAATAATAAAATACGTTTCAAAACGTGCTGGAATTGGAATTAACGGAGGAAAGATAAGAGCTTTAGGAAGCCCTATAAGAAATGGAGAAGCATTTCATACAGGTTGTATACCTTTTTATAAACACTTTCAAACAGCTGTAAAATCATGTTCTCAAGGAGGTGTTAGAGGAGGATCCGCAACCTTATTTTATCCAATATGGCATTTAGAAGTAGAAAATTTAATTGTTTTAAAAAATAATAGAGGAATTGAAGAAAATAGAATTAGACATATGGATTATGCAGTACAAATAAATAAATTGATGTATAAAAGAATGATTCTAGGAAAACAAATTACATTATTTAGTCCATCTGATGTTCCTCATTTATATAAATATTTTTTTTCAGATCAAATAAAATTTAAAAAATTATATTTAAAATATGAAAAAAATAAAAAAATTCGTCAAAAAAAAATTAACGCATTAGATTTATTTTCATTGATTCTAAAAGAAAGAACATCGACTGGAAGAATATATATACAAAATGTAGATCATTGTAATACTCATAGTGCATTTAATCCTAAAAAAGCTCCAATTAAACAATCAAATTTATGCCTAGAAATTACATTACCAACAAAACCACTCAATGATCTTCATGATAAAAAAGGAGAAATTGCACTTTGTACATTGTCTGCAATTAACCTTGGAAAAATAAAAAAAATACAAGAAATAAAAAAAATCGCAGATCTAATTGTACGTGCACTTGATGAAATATTAGATTATCAAAAATATCCAATTTACGCAGCAAAAAAAAGTGCTCAAAATCGAAGATCATTAGGTATAGGTGTTATCAATTTTGCATATTATCTAGCTAAAAATAAAGTACGTTATTCTGATGGAAGTGCAAATAAAATCACTCACAAAACATTTGAAGCAATACAATATTATCTTTTAATAGCATCATGTAATTTATCTAAAGAAAAAGGACCATGTAAATCTTTTCAAGATACAAACTATTTTCAAGGAATTCTACCAATAGATACATATAAAAAAGATATTGATACTATATGTGACGAAAAACTACATTTAAATTGGGAAAAATTAAGAAACAAAATAAAAAAATACGGATTAAGAAATTCTGCTTTATCTGCATTAATGCCATCAGAAACTTCTTCTCAAATTTCTAATGCAACAAATGGAATTGAACCACCAAGAGGATATATTACTGTTAAAGCATCAAAAGATGGAATACTCAAACAAGTAGTTCCAGAATATGAAAAATTAAAATCAAATTATGAACTTCTTTGGAATATTCCAAATAATACAGGATATCTACATTTATGTGGAATTATGCAAAAATTTATTGATCAATCTATTTCCGCAAACACAAATTATGATCCAAAAAAATTTAAAAACGAAAAAATACCAATTAAAATACTTATACAAGATTTATTAATTGCTTATAAATATGGATTAAAAACTTTATATTATCAAAACACCAAAGATGAAACAAAAATATTACAAAATAAATTTTCTGATAAAAATCATAAACAAAACTGCAACGAAATATGTTTTATTTAA
- a CDS encoding DUF2076 domain-containing protein has product MDKKEKKLVEELFFRLKKAEEKSSVRDKDAEKFINDCYEKQKNSVYYMIQTILVQEVAIKKLNQIIDELQKKIHKNSHSTSKKTFLSGLLDKYLSSEKNGEKFFKNNNQGNASYHMHRNHPDTSVPINNNSISSENSFLGNALQTAAGVAGGMVAGNMLMNLFSHHRPDEEILHIAHENYFPSEESQEINNNIYVDNIESSEPFENHLNNFQENQVENDDSFLNDHSLNNEKNFFENDDHQERNNENFLDDDLEDDNF; this is encoded by the coding sequence ATGGATAAGAAAGAAAAAAAATTAGTTGAAGAATTGTTTTTTCGTCTTAAAAAAGCTGAAGAAAAATCTTCTGTTAGAGATAAAGATGCAGAAAAATTTATTAATGATTGCTATGAAAAGCAAAAAAATTCTGTATATTACATGATTCAAACAATTTTAGTTCAAGAAGTTGCTATAAAAAAATTAAATCAAATTATTGATGAATTACAAAAAAAAATACACAAAAATTCTCATTCCACTTCTAAAAAAACTTTTTTATCTGGATTACTTGATAAATATCTTTCATCTGAAAAAAATGGAGAAAAATTTTTTAAAAATAATAATCAAGGAAATGCATCTTATCATATGCATAGAAATCATCCTGATACGTCCGTTCCAATAAATAATAATTCTATTTCTTCTGAAAATAGTTTTCTTGGAAATGCTTTGCAAACAGCAGCAGGAGTAGCAGGAGGGATGGTTGCTGGAAATATGTTAATGAATTTATTTAGCCATCATCGACCAGATGAAGAAATTTTACATATTGCACATGAAAATTATTTTCCATCTGAAGAATCTCAAGAAATTAATAATAATATATATGTAGACAATATAGAGAGCTCTGAACCTTTTGAAAATCATTTAAATAATTTTCAAGAGAATCAAGTAGAGAATGATGATTCTTTTTTAAATGATCATAGTTTAAATAATGAGAAGAATTTTTTTGAAAATGATGATCATCAAGAAAGAAACAATGAAAATTTTTTAGATGATGATTTAGAGGATGATAATTTTTAG
- the ung gene encoding uracil-DNA glycosylase yields the protein MEKFIKKKKNKIFKIIQKINYERNFQDIYPKKKDVFNVFRFTEFERIKVVILGQDPYFKPNQANGLCFSVNKGVNYPPSLKNIFKELTSDIHKNIKIKSGDLKKWAKQGVFLLNSILTVSRNSPCSHIKYGWEEITDYVIYLINQYHSGIIFLLWGLYAQKKINLINKNKHYILCASHPSPFSAYRGFFGCKHFSIVNKILLKQKKKVIDWSID from the coding sequence TTGGAAAAATTTATTAAAAAAAAAAAAAATAAAATTTTTAAAATTATTCAAAAAATTAATTATGAAAGAAATTTTCAAGACATTTATCCTAAAAAAAAAGATGTTTTTAATGTTTTTCGTTTCACTGAATTTGAACGTATTAAAGTAGTTATTTTAGGACAAGATCCATATTTTAAACCAAATCAAGCTAATGGTTTATGTTTTTCTGTAAATAAAGGAGTTAATTATCCTCCTTCTTTAAAAAATATATTTAAAGAATTAACTTCGGATATACACAAAAACATTAAAATTAAATCTGGTGATTTAAAAAAATGGGCTAAACAAGGTGTTTTTCTTTTAAATTCTATATTGACAGTTTCTCGAAATTCACCTTGTTCTCATATAAAATATGGATGGGAGGAAATTACAGATTATGTCATATATTTAATCAATCAGTATCATTCTGGAATTATATTTCTTTTATGGGGATTATATGCACAAAAAAAGATTAATTTAATTAATAAAAATAAACATTATATTTTATGTGCATCACATCCATCTCCTTTTTCTGCATATAGAGGTTTTTTTGGTTGTAAACATTTTTCTATTGTAAATAAAATTCTTTTAAAGCAAAAAAAAAAAGTTATTGATTGGAGTATAGATTAG
- a CDS encoding redoxin domain-containing protein has translation MTLVTQLAPDFITSAVLKNGKIIDNFHFKKYISKKKAVLFFWPMDFTFVCPSEILSFNKYYKEFKNRNVKLIGISFDSVFTHLAWQKTKYKKGGIGPIKFVMASDIKRNIQKSYGIEHPILGMALRASFLIDENRIIRHQIVNDLPYGRNIKEMLRMIDSLIFYKKNGEVCPANWNIKKEGMQPTPEGVSRYLAKKMKKI, from the coding sequence ATGACATTAGTTACTCAGTTAGCTCCTGATTTTATAACATCTGCAGTCTTAAAAAACGGAAAAATTATTGATAATTTTCATTTTAAAAAATATATATCTAAAAAAAAAGCTGTTTTATTTTTCTGGCCAATGGATTTTACTTTTGTTTGTCCATCAGAAATTTTATCTTTCAATAAATATTATAAAGAATTTAAAAATAGAAACGTAAAATTAATAGGAATATCATTTGATTCAGTTTTTACTCATTTAGCTTGGCAAAAAACAAAATATAAAAAAGGAGGAATTGGACCAATAAAATTCGTTATGGCATCTGATATTAAAAGAAATATACAAAAATCTTATGGAATAGAACACCCTATATTAGGAATGGCATTAAGAGCATCTTTTTTAATTGATGAAAATAGAATTATTCGACATCAAATTGTTAATGATCTTCCTTATGGAAGAAATATTAAAGAAATGTTAAGAATGATTGATTCTTTAATTTTTTACAAAAAAAATGGAGAAGTATGTCCAGCAAACTGGAATATAAAAAAAGAAGGAATGCAACCTACTCCTGAAGGCGTTTCAAGATATCTTGCAAAAAAAATGAAAAAAATATAA
- the gyrA gene encoding DNA topoisomerase (ATP-hydrolyzing) subunit A, translated as MTKFAKEIINVEIEKELKNSYLDYAMSVIIGRALPDVRDGLKPVHRRILFAMYILKNTWNKPYKKSARIVGDVIGKYHPHGDTAVYDSIVRMAQFFSLRYILIDGQGNFGSIDGDSPAAMRYTEIRMSKITHTLLNDLDKKTVKFTKNYDGSEKIPEILPAEIPNLLINGSSGIAVGMATNIPPHNLCETINACLQYIKNPEISLKKLMKYLPGPDFPTYGIINGKEGIKKAYKTGKGKIYIRARIKIEKNIKTKKQSIIIYQLPYQTNKSRLIEKIALLVKEKKIEGISALRDESDKDGMRIVIEIKKESISEIILNKLYSLTGLQTSFGINMVALDQGQPKLMNLKDILKSFIMHRKEIVTRRCLFNYKKYKKKIFLLEGLAIALNNVDLIIKYIKKSKNTEIAKKLLLSKKWKINSFTKKLIKKKYTNIKTYVFNIIQVNKILNTRLNKLTHLECEKIFSQYKNIKKKISYLKKILNHEKNMLKVIKEELKNIKKNFGDPRRTEIKKKTSNIKIQDMITSKNVVVTLSHAGYVKYQPINEYEAQKRGGKGKYAAKMKAKDYIENLVIANTHDTILCFSSKGIIYWMKVYQLPESNRHSRGKPIVNLLPLNKKERITAILPLKKYKKKKNIFMATSLGIVKKTALKKFQNPRNKGIIALNLKKNDELIGVSLTSGSDNIMLFTSKGKVVQFSEKYVRSMGRNATGVKGIKIDKKDKVVSLIIPKKKGEILVITKKGYGKRTNIKEFPIKSRLTKGVISIKITKKNKSVVKAIQVQENNQIIIITNAGKLVRTRVSEINILKRNTQGVILIRMFKKEKVVGLQKIQEKLI; from the coding sequence ATGACAAAATTTGCTAAAGAAATAATAAATGTAGAAATTGAAAAAGAATTAAAAAATTCTTATTTAGATTATGCAATGTCTGTAATTATTGGTAGAGCATTACCTGATGTAAGAGATGGATTAAAACCAGTACATAGAAGAATACTTTTTGCTATGTATATCTTAAAAAACACCTGGAACAAACCATATAAAAAATCTGCACGTATAGTCGGTGATGTCATTGGAAAATATCATCCACATGGAGATACAGCTGTATATGATTCTATTGTGAGAATGGCGCAATTTTTTTCTTTGAGATATATTCTCATTGATGGTCAAGGAAATTTTGGATCTATTGATGGAGATTCTCCTGCAGCCATGAGATATACTGAAATTAGAATGTCAAAAATAACACATACTCTTTTAAATGATTTAGATAAAAAAACTGTAAAATTTACAAAAAATTATGATGGATCAGAAAAAATTCCAGAAATCCTACCTGCAGAAATTCCTAATCTATTAATTAACGGGTCATCTGGAATAGCTGTAGGAATGGCTACAAACATACCACCACATAACCTATGTGAAACAATTAATGCCTGTTTACAATATATAAAAAATCCAGAAATTAGTTTAAAAAAACTAATGAAATATCTTCCTGGGCCTGATTTTCCAACATATGGAATAATTAACGGAAAAGAAGGAATAAAAAAAGCATATAAAACAGGAAAAGGTAAAATATACATTCGAGCTAGAATAAAAATTGAAAAAAATATAAAGACAAAAAAACAATCAATAATAATATATCAACTACCTTATCAAACAAATAAATCTCGTTTAATTGAAAAAATTGCTCTTCTTGTAAAAGAAAAAAAAATTGAAGGAATCTCTGCTTTAAGAGATGAAAGCGATAAAGATGGAATGAGAATTGTTATTGAAATTAAAAAAGAATCTATTTCTGAAATTATTTTAAATAAATTATACTCTTTAACAGGATTACAAACATCTTTTGGAATTAATATGGTAGCTCTAGATCAAGGTCAGCCAAAATTAATGAATTTAAAAGATATATTAAAATCTTTCATTATGCATAGAAAAGAAATTGTAACGCGTAGATGTTTGTTTAATTATAAAAAATATAAAAAAAAAATTTTCTTATTAGAAGGTTTAGCAATTGCATTAAATAACGTAGATTTGATTATTAAATATATAAAAAAATCCAAAAATACTGAAATAGCAAAAAAACTTCTATTATCAAAAAAATGGAAAATTAATTCTTTTACAAAAAAGTTAATAAAAAAAAAATATACAAATATTAAAACATATGTTTTTAATATTATCCAAGTTAATAAAATACTAAATACAAGATTAAACAAATTAACTCATTTAGAATGCGAAAAAATTTTCTCACAATATAAAAATATCAAAAAAAAAATTTCTTATTTAAAAAAAATATTAAATCATGAAAAAAATATGCTAAAAGTTATTAAAGAAGAACTAAAAAACATTAAAAAAAATTTTGGAGATCCTAGAAGAACTGAGATAAAAAAAAAAACATCAAATATCAAAATACAAGATATGATTACTTCTAAAAATGTCGTAGTCACATTATCACATGCAGGATACGTAAAATATCAACCAATTAATGAATATGAAGCACAAAAAAGAGGAGGAAAAGGAAAATATGCCGCTAAAATGAAAGCAAAAGATTATATTGAAAACCTTGTTATAGCAAATACGCATGATACAATACTATGTTTTTCTAGTAAAGGAATAATATATTGGATGAAAGTGTATCAACTTCCAGAATCAAATCGTCATTCTAGAGGAAAACCTATAGTTAATTTATTACCATTAAATAAAAAAGAAAGAATAACTGCTATTTTACCACTAAAAAAATATAAAAAAAAAAAAAATATATTTATGGCTACATCATTAGGAATTGTTAAAAAAACAGCTTTAAAAAAATTCCAAAATCCTAGAAATAAAGGGATTATTGCATTAAATTTAAAAAAAAATGATGAATTAATAGGAGTTTCATTAACTAGTGGAAGTGATAATATTATGTTATTTACTTCTAAAGGAAAAGTGGTACAATTTTCAGAAAAATATGTAAGATCAATGGGAAGAAATGCTACTGGAGTAAAAGGAATCAAAATAGACAAAAAAGATAAAGTAGTTTCTTTAATAATTCCTAAAAAAAAAGGAGAAATTCTAGTTATTACAAAAAAAGGATATGGTAAAAGAACAAACATTAAAGAATTTCCAATTAAATCTAGATTAACAAAAGGAGTAATATCTATAAAAATTACTAAAAAAAACAAATCCGTTGTCAAAGCAATTCAAGTACAAGAAAATAACCAAATAATAATTATTACAAATGCTGGCAAACTTGTAAGAACAAGAGTATCAGAAATAAATATTTTAAAACGTAATACGCAAGGAGTTATTTTAATCAGAATGTTCAAAAAAGAAAAAGTAGTTGGTTTACAAAAAATACAAGAAAAACTTATATAA